Proteins from one Pseudoliparis swirei isolate HS2019 ecotype Mariana Trench chromosome 22, NWPU_hadal_v1, whole genome shotgun sequence genomic window:
- the dap3 gene encoding 28S ribosomal protein S29, mitochondrial has protein sequence MALHRLPFRLRHTVTHVRSLHTSGCGQQQEALAGESKHEPFSVFRTQENDPVCQSQNQIGQYFTLPSAQIRTLFPHGLPRRYQQQVKTFNEACVMVRQPALEVISYLKKADYSQPSLRYVFYGLKGSGKTMSLCHTLHFCYTQGWLLLHVPDAHLWVKNCRELLPSSYNTSRFDQPLQAVDWLRNFKITNEQFLPKIKTTQRYSWTKREFTEEGSPLGQLVDQGISRVKSSSDVVGAVMKELRVQSGQPESDFRLAVAVDGVNALWGRSTIMKEDKSAVEPEELTLVYNLRKLMTSSWTGGAIITTLSQTGSLYTSKSSYLPQELLGERGFDCMDPLIPVSVPNYSEKEFESCYLYLMDRQWLQHPQSRTEEGKKELIFLSNRNPAMLDRVCSFL, from the exons ATGGCGCTGCACAGACTGCCCTTCAGACTCCGGCACACG gtaACGCATGTGAGGTCCCTGCATACCAGTGGATGTGGCCAGCAGCAGGAGGCTCTGGCTGGGGAGTCAAAGCATGAGCCGTTTTCAGTTTTCAGAACACAGGAGAATGATCCA GTGTGTCAGTCACAGAACCAAATCGGACAGTATTTCACGCTGCCCTCTGCACAAATCCGCACTCTGTTCCCTCACGGCCTCCCTCGGCGCTATCAACAACAg gTGAAGACGTTTAATGAAGCCTGTGTGATGGTGAGGCAGCCGGCTTTAGAGGTCATCTCTTACCTGAAGAAAGCAGACTACAGCCAACCCTCTCTACGATATGTATTCT ATGGGTTGAAGGGCAGTGGAAAGACGAtgtctctctgtcacacactccACTTCTGCTACACACAGGGCTGGTTGTTGCTGCATGTCCCTGATG CTCACCTGTGGGTGAAGAACTGCAGAGAGTTGCTGCCGTCCTCCTACAACACCTCTCGCTTTGATCAGCCATTACAAGCCGTTGATTGGTTACGCAACTTTAAAATCACCAATGAGCAATTCCTTCCAAAG ATAAAGACAACGCAGCGCTATTCATGGACAAAGAGAGAGTTCACTGAGGAGGGAAGTCCACTCGGGCAGCTTGTGGATCAG GGAATATCTCGTGTGAAGAGCAGCAGTGATGTGGTGGGGGCGGTGATGAAGGAGCTGAGGGTGCAAAGCGGGCAGCCAGAGTCAGACTTCCGCCTGGCGGTGGCTGTGGATGGTGTCAACGCCTTGTGGGGAAGATCCACCATCATGAAGGAGGATAAGAGCGCT GTGGAGCCAGAGGAGCTCACTTTGGTTTATAACCTGAGAAAGCTGATGACGAGCAGCTGG ACTGGAGGCGCCATCATCACTACTCTGTCACAGACGGGGTCTCTCTACACTTCAAAATCATCCTACTTGCCTCAAGAGCTGCTGGGAGAG AGGGGGTTTGACTGCATGGACCCGCTCATCCCGGTGTCGGTGCCCAACTACAGCGAGAAGGAGTTTGAGAGCTGTTACCTCTATCTTATGGACCGCCAGTGGCTGCAGCACCCGCAGA GTCGAacagaggaaggaaagaaagaactcATCTTTTTGAGCAACAGAAACCCAGCGATGTTGGACAGAGTTTGTTCCTTCTTATGA
- the gba gene encoding lysosomal acid glucosylceramidase: MALFLPSSVLLALVFLIAAVTLSTGSHECVARNFGHDSVVCECNATHCDSVGPVTLPPLGQYSSFLTSRAGSRLEAGRGPVQVNSTGAGLRLTIVPYQKYQKIRGFGGAMTDAAAINILSLSAGAQDQLLRQYFSPEGIGYSVVRVPMASCDFSTRLYTYADTPGDYNLDNFTLAPEDVNMKIPLLQRAQAFSPRPLSLLASAWSAPAWMKTNGALIGKGSLKGQPGGKEHKTWAQYYIRFLEEYAKYNLTFWALTTGNEPSAGQITNYSFQALGFTPEEQRDWVALDLGPALHASSHPRTHVLILDDNRLLLPHWAKVVLNDIHAGRFIHGVAVHWYMDGLVPAEISLGVTHHLYPEYYLFATEACAGWSPLDRGVKLGSWDRAEQYAHDIIGDLNHYVVGWTDWNLALDQTGGPNWVKNFVDSPVIVDAQRDVFYKQPHFYSMAHFSKFLWEGSQRVGVSSSQNTELEYSAFVRPDGSVVLVILNRSSSVIQFEVEDLAVGYVSSTAPARSLLTLAWNTH, encoded by the exons ATGGCGTTGTTTTTGCCATCCTCTGTGCTGTTGGCCCTGGTGTTCCTCATAGCAGCAGTGACCCTCTCCACAG GAAGCCATGAATGTGTTGCTAGAAACTTTGGCCACGActctgtggtgtgtgagtgtaatgCAACCCATTGTGACAGTGTGGGACCGGTCACTTTGCCTCCACTGGGCCAGTACTCCTCCTTCCTGACCAGCAGGGCCGGCAGCAGACTGGAGGCGGGCCGGGGTCCGGTCCAGGTGAACAGCACCGGAGCAG GCCTCAGGTTGACGATTGTTCCCTACCAGAAGTACCAGAAGATCCGGGGATTCGGTGGAGCTATGACGGACGCAGCAGCCATTAACATCCTGTCTCTTTCTGCCGGTGCACAGGACCAGCTGCTGCGTCAGTACTTCTCCCCCGAAG GTATCGGCTACAGCGTGGTGCGCGTCCCGATGGCCAGCTGTGACTTCTCCACCCGTCTGTACACGTATGCTGACACACCTGGAGACTACAACCTGGACAATTTCACACTGGCCCCGGAGGATGTCAACATGAag ATCCCTCTCCTGCAGCGAGCTcaggccttctctcctcgcCCCTTGTCTCTGCTGGCCAGCGCCTGGAGCGCCCCTGCCTGGATGAAAACTAACGGTGCTCTCATAGGAAAGGGCTCCCTGAAGGGCCAACCGGGGGGCAAGGAGCACAAGACCTGGGCTCAGTACTACATCAG GTTCCTGGAGGAATATGCTAAATATAACTTGACATTCTGGGCTCTGACGACGGGAAATGAGCCCTCTGCAGGACAGATTACAAACTACAG TTTCCAGGCTCTTGGCTTCACTCCTGAGGAGCAGAGGGACTGGGTGGCTCTGGACCTGGGCCCTGCCCTGCACGCTTCttcacacccacgcacacacgtcCTCATCCTGGATGACAACCGCCTGCTGCTGCCCCACTGGGCCAAAGTG GTCCTGAATGATATCCATGCAGGAAGGTTCATTCATGGCGTGGCAGTTCACTGGTACATGGACGGCCTGGTCCCAGCAGAGATAAGCCTGGGAGTCACCCACCATCTCTACCCAGAGTACTACCTGTTCGCCACGGAGGCCTGCGCTGGCTGGAGCCCACTGGACCGAGGGGTGAAGCTGGGCAGCTGGGACAGGGCGGAGCAGTACGCACACGACATTATAGGG GACTTGAATCATTATGTGGTGGGTTGGACTGACTGGAACCTGGCATTGGACCAGACCGGTGGGCCAAACTGGGTTAAGAACTTTGTGGACAGCCCTGTGATCGTGGATGCACAGCGGGACGTCTTCTACAAGCAGCCTCACTTCTACAGCATGGCCCACTTCAG TAAGTTCCTGTGGGAAGGGTCTCAGAGAGTGGGAGTGTCCAGCAGTCAGAACACAGAGCTGGAATACTCTGCCTTCGTCAGACCGGATGGCTCCGTCGTGCTCGTCATTCTCAACCG GTCATCATCAGTGATCCAGTTTGAAGTCGAGGATCTGGCTGTGGGCTACGTCTCCTCCACTGCGCCGGCTCGTTCATTGCTCACTCTGGCCTGGAACACACACTGA
- the rnf115a gene encoding E3 ubiquitin-protein ligase RNF115 isoform X2, with product MAEAAAVPPHRFFCHCCKGEVNPKLPEYICPRCDSGFIEEVTEDSSLLEGVANGIDDAATQFAELWHLLLERPFTADGDTPDSERRLPGGRLGGLSALGGLGGGPIGGSVPAGLGGPMGGLLGAGDHWGQGRPSRLHSQRRYRSRGSSRPDRSPAVEGIVQQFLAGLFANSGVPGSPPLSWTGMLHSNPGDYAWGQGGLDAVITQLLGQLENTGPPPAEKEKISSLPTVNISQEQADCCMECPVCKEDFAVGEPVRQLPCNHFFHSDCIVPWLEMHDTCPVCRKSLNGEDSSSQPPSESPTLSMDPRTQERWSF from the exons ATGGCGGAGGCTGCGGCTGTTCCACCGCATCGGTTTTTCTGTCACTGTTGTAAGGGAGAAGTGAATCCTAAACTCCCG GAGTATATCTGTCCAAGATGTGACTCGGGATTCATAGAGGAAGTAACAGAAGATTCCAG TCTTCTAGAGGGTGTCGCTAACGGGATAGATGACGCTGCCACACAATTTGCAGAG CTATGGCACCTGTTACTGGAGCGACCGTTTACAGCAGACGGTGACACACCTGACTCAGAACGTCGGCTCCCTGGAGGACGCCTGGGGGGTCTCAGTGCCCTGGGAGGGTTGGGAGGGGGACCAATCGGGGGTTCGGTCCCAGCAGGCCTCGGGGGACCTATGGGGGGTCTACTAGGAGCCGGAGACCACTGGGGACAAGGACGTCCCTCTCGCTTGCACAGCCAGAGGAGATACCGGTCCAGAGGCAGCAGTAGACCAGACCGCTCGCCCGCTGTGGAGGG GATTGTGCAACAGTTTCTCGCCGGCCTCTTTGCCAACTCTGGAGTCCCTGGCTCACCCCCCCTCTCATG GACGGGGATGCTGCACTCTAACCCAGGCGATTACGCCTGGGGACAGGGAGGGTTAGACGCCGTGATAACGCAG TTACTAGGTCAGTTGGAGAACACAGGACCTCCTCcagcagagaaagagaagatCTCTTCTCTCCCAACTGTCAATATCTCTCAGGAACAAGCAG ACTGCTGTATGGAATGTCCGGTGTGCAAAGAGGACTTCGCAGTGGGAGAGCCAGTCAGACAGCTCCCCTGTAACCACTTCTTTCATTCAGACTGTATCGTACCATGGCTGGAAATG CATGACACATGTCCAGTGTGTAGGAAGAGTTTGAACGGAGAAGACAGCAGCAGCCAGCCCCCATCAGAGTCCCCCACCCTCTCCATGGACCCCCGCACACAGGAGAGATGGTCCTTCTGA
- the rnf115a gene encoding E3 ubiquitin-protein ligase RNF115 isoform X1, which yields MAEAAAVPPHRFFCHCCKGEVNPKLPEYICPRCDSGFIEEVTEDSSLLEGVANGIDDAATQFAEVEADLTDFGENWLWHLLLERPFTADGDTPDSERRLPGGRLGGLSALGGLGGGPIGGSVPAGLGGPMGGLLGAGDHWGQGRPSRLHSQRRYRSRGSSRPDRSPAVEGIVQQFLAGLFANSGVPGSPPLSWTGMLHSNPGDYAWGQGGLDAVITQLLGQLENTGPPPAEKEKISSLPTVNISQEQADCCMECPVCKEDFAVGEPVRQLPCNHFFHSDCIVPWLEMHDTCPVCRKSLNGEDSSSQPPSESPTLSMDPRTQERWSF from the exons ATGGCGGAGGCTGCGGCTGTTCCACCGCATCGGTTTTTCTGTCACTGTTGTAAGGGAGAAGTGAATCCTAAACTCCCG GAGTATATCTGTCCAAGATGTGACTCGGGATTCATAGAGGAAGTAACAGAAGATTCCAG TCTTCTAGAGGGTGTCGCTAACGGGATAGATGACGCTGCCACACAATTTGCAGAGGTAGAAGCTGACTTGACGGATTTTGGAGAGAATTGG CTATGGCACCTGTTACTGGAGCGACCGTTTACAGCAGACGGTGACACACCTGACTCAGAACGTCGGCTCCCTGGAGGACGCCTGGGGGGTCTCAGTGCCCTGGGAGGGTTGGGAGGGGGACCAATCGGGGGTTCGGTCCCAGCAGGCCTCGGGGGACCTATGGGGGGTCTACTAGGAGCCGGAGACCACTGGGGACAAGGACGTCCCTCTCGCTTGCACAGCCAGAGGAGATACCGGTCCAGAGGCAGCAGTAGACCAGACCGCTCGCCCGCTGTGGAGGG GATTGTGCAACAGTTTCTCGCCGGCCTCTTTGCCAACTCTGGAGTCCCTGGCTCACCCCCCCTCTCATG GACGGGGATGCTGCACTCTAACCCAGGCGATTACGCCTGGGGACAGGGAGGGTTAGACGCCGTGATAACGCAG TTACTAGGTCAGTTGGAGAACACAGGACCTCCTCcagcagagaaagagaagatCTCTTCTCTCCCAACTGTCAATATCTCTCAGGAACAAGCAG ACTGCTGTATGGAATGTCCGGTGTGCAAAGAGGACTTCGCAGTGGGAGAGCCAGTCAGACAGCTCCCCTGTAACCACTTCTTTCATTCAGACTGTATCGTACCATGGCTGGAAATG CATGACACATGTCCAGTGTGTAGGAAGAGTTTGAACGGAGAAGACAGCAGCAGCCAGCCCCCATCAGAGTCCCCCACCCTCTCCATGGACCCCCGCACACAGGAGAGATGGTCCTTCTGA
- the polr3c gene encoding DNA-directed RNA polymerase III subunit RPC3: MTSQAVRLCGLLLREHFGEVVEKVGTHLLRGGAQNLRTIIHETGIPLDLVKKSLCVLVQHGACVFSSDRKGTGSPTEYRTSCDSILRILRYPRYIYTAKTLYGDTGELIIEELLQRGHVTMSSTVKTVADRLTQNMEEGCCMDYNEVTSAFSKLVETHFLQRCPLMAGAGTTASATPATGTPTAPVSIAVPTAESFPDCYKVPHLTLVGRGKRQLCGEDGEDQRNAKKVKTDSQTHGDERICWQVNFERFHLHFRDQAIISAVVNKLDQMSSEIVRTMLRMSEVTTSPTAAYTKPLSANEIFRSLPTSYNIPRPILDQYLTLLVDDPMEFVGKSGESGGGMFVVNLHRALANLARATLESVVQERFGSRSARIFRLLLRKRHLEQKQVEDFAMIPAKEAKDMLYTLLSQNLVQLQEIPKTPDFAPSRTFYLYTVNQLPTARMLLQNCYKTVGNLIERRLFESKESKRLLEKSQRIEAILASLQASGAEPEQLTEVEEMITATEKQQLEALRLHINKLDSAENQVDESIFLIESYVTSTASTS; this comes from the exons ATGACTTCCCAGGCGGTGCGTCTGTGTGGGCTCCTGCTGCGGGAGCATTTTGGAGAAGTGGTGGAGAAAGTGGGAACACACCTGCTCAGAGGTGGAGCACAGAATTTAAGAACCATCATTCATGAGACTGGCATCCCACTGGACCTG GTCAAGAAGTCCTTGTGTGTGCTGGTGCAGCATGGGGCCTGTGTGTTCAGCTCAGACCGCAAAGGAACTGGGAGCCCCACAGAGTATCGGACCAGCTGTGATTCGATTCTGAGAATTCTGAGATACCCGCGTTACATCTACACTGCCAAAACCCTGTACGGTGACACCGGAGAGCTAATCATAGAGGAGTTACTACagagaggtcacgtgaccatgagTAGCACTGTTAAGACAGTCGCCGACCGCCTAACACAGAACATGGAGG aggGTTGCTGCATGGATTACAACGAAGTGACTTCTGCCTTCTCCAAACTGGTGGAGACCCATTTTCTTCAGCGCTGCCCCTTGATGGCGGGAGCAGGAACAACAGCCAGTGCAACTCCAGCTACTGGTACTCCTACTGCCCCTGTCAGCATCGCTGTGCCCACGGCAGAGAGCTTCCCCGACTGTTACAAGGTGCCTCACCTCACACTCGTTGGGCGAGGCAAACGCCAACTCTGCGGTGAGGATGGAGAGGACCAAAGGAATGCAAAGAAGGTTAAAACGGATTCACAG ACTCATGGTGATGAGAGGATTTGCTGGCAGGTCAATTTTGAGAGGTTCCATCTCCACTTCAGAGACCAGGCCATCATCAGTGCTGTAGTCAACAAATTGGATCAG ATGAGCAGTGAGATAGTCAGGACTATGCTGAGGATGAGTGAGGTGACGACCTCGCCCACAGCCGCCTATACGAAGCCTCTCTCAGCCAACGAGATCTTCAGGTCCCTCCCGACCAGCTACAACATTCCCAGGCCCATCTTAGACCAGTACCTCACGCTACTGGTTGATGACCCG ATGGAGTTTGTGGGGAAGTCTGGTGAAAGTGGAGGAGGGATGTTCGTTGTCA ATCTGCACAGAGCGCTGGCCAATCTGGCTCGAGCCACGCTGGAGTCTGTCGTACAAGAGAG ATTTGGCTCCCGATCAGCGCGCATCTTCCGTCTGTTGCTAAGGAAACGTCACCTGGAGCAGAAGCAGGTGGAGGATTTTGCAATGATTCCAGCCAAAGAGGCCAAGGACATGCTCTACACGCTGCTCTCACAGAACCTGGTCCAGCTGCAG GAAATCCCAAAGACTCCTGACTTCGCTCCCTCTCGTACTTTCTATCTTTACACCGTCAACCAGCTCCCGACTGCAAGAATGCTGCTTCAGAACTGCTACAAG ACAGTCGGCAACCTCATAGAGCGACGGCTGTTTGAGTCCAAAGAGAGCAA GCGTCTGCTGGAGAAATCCCAGCGAATCGAGGCCATTCTGGCATCTCTGCAGGCCAGTGGGGCCGAGCCTGAGCAGCTGACGGAGGTCGAGGAGATGATCACTGCTACTGAAAAGCAACAGCTGGAGGCCTTACGGCTTCATATCAACAA GTTAGATTCTGCTGAGAACCAGGTGGATGAATCCATTTTTCTCATAGAGTCCTATGTCACCTCCACTGCGTCCACAAGTTGA